One Benincasa hispida cultivar B227 chromosome 5, ASM972705v1, whole genome shotgun sequence genomic window carries:
- the LOC120077126 gene encoding protein translation factor SUI1 homolog yields the protein MSEFNVQIPSAFDPFADANAEDSGAGAKEYVHVRIQQRNGRKSLTTVQGLKKEFSYNKILKDLKKEFCCNGTVVQDPELGQVIQLQGDQRKNVSTFLVQAGIVKKENIKIHGF from the exons ATGTCTGAATTTAACGTGCAAATTCCATCTGCTTTTG ACCCATTTGCTGATGCAAATGCTGAGGACTCAGGAGCTGGGGCAAAAGAATACGTTCATGTGCGCATACAGCAACGTAACGGGAGGAAAAGCCTGACAACTGTCCAAGGATTGAAGAAGGAGTTTAGTTATAACAAGATACTCAAGGATCTGAAGAAGGAATTCTGCTGTAATGGCACAGTTGTGCAAGATCCTGAGCTAGGCCAG GTTATACAACTTCAGGGAGACCAAAGAAAGAATGTGTCTACCTTCCTTGTGCAG GCTGGCATTGTGAAGAAGGAGAACATCAAGATTCACGGTTTCTGA